A single region of the Gossypium arboreum isolate Shixiya-1 chromosome 12, ASM2569848v2, whole genome shotgun sequence genome encodes:
- the LOC108478777 gene encoding uncharacterized protein LOC108478777: MPASKFLICSAHRFHFLELKNLTKLFHSQHKMGCKFISLEPPILYQIPVRTTPPCFRTKAIAFSSYAPNKGEPVSTKLPLSKTNDVYSVSFKTLGACKLGISRYPDFEYNAQGGTGTGTGSRVADSDELSVSFDVKTLYIPPLTSSTTKFLGLPLPPFLKIHIVPQLFQGNIDQESGKVDLEFLAKFCFSVGSIYEAPPLVVKTVLTSDESKGKMRSGRGERLDEEGNCKLVGVAFVEPIDDIFMNTFLSLPTECLAKLNAVITLSKSS; encoded by the exons ATGCCAGCCTCAAAATTTTTGATATGCTCAGCTCATCGTTTTCACTTTCTAGAACTCAAAAACTTGACCAAGCTTTTCCATTCCCAGCACAAAATGGGATGCAAATTTATCTCCTTAGAACCACCGATCTTATACCAAATCCCTGTAAGAACAACACCACCATGTTTTAGAACTAAAGCTATTGCTTTCTCTTCTTATGCACCAAACAAAGGTGAACCTGTTTCCACCAAGTTGCCACTGTCAAAGACCAATGATGTCTACAGTGTTAGCTTCAAGACATTAGGAGCTTGTAAGCTTGGGATTTCTAGATACCCAGATTTTGAATACAACGCACAAGGTGGTACAGGGACCGGAACCGGTTCTAGGGTTGCTGATAGCGATGAACTTTCGGTTAGTTTCGACGTTAAAACACTGTATATTCCACCATTGACAAGCTCAACAACTAAGTTCCTTGGATTGCCATTGCCACCTTTTTTGAAAATCCACATTGTTCCTCAATTGTTTCAAGGGAATATCGATCAAGAATCCGGCAAG GTTGACTTGGAATTCTTAGCCAAGTTTTGCTTTTCGGTCGGGAGTATTTACGAAGCGCCGCCGTTGGTGGTGAAGACGGTTTTAACGTCCGATGAATCGAAAGGGAAGATGAGAAGTGGAAGAGGTGAGAGATTAGATGAAGAGGGGAATTGCAAATTGGTTGGGGTAGCATTTGTTGAACCTATTGATGATATCTTCATGAATACTTTCCTTAGTTTACCTACTGAATGCCTTGCCAAGTTGAATGCTGTTATCACCTTGTCCAAATCTTCTTGA
- the LOC108476663 gene encoding uncharacterized protein LOC108476663 — protein sequence MNQMAPCRLILLIFVLSFLVSSLNASEGDADPIYKACLEECEKSGCVGEKCFQHCKFSSDGKPIDGPWYLQEPLYQKWKQWDCRTDCQYHCMITREEQREKLGNKPIKYHGKWPFQRVYGIQEPVAVAFSALSLAVQFHGWLSFFILLNYKLPLRPDKKTYYEYTCLWHIYAILAMNFWFWSAIFHSRDVELTEKLDYSSAVALVGYGLILAILRVFNLRDEASRVMVAAPLVAFVTTHILYLNFYKLDYGLNMKVCMAMGVAQLLIWGIWAGITSHPSRWKVWLFVVWGSLVVFLEIYDFPPYKGFVDAHALWHAVSIPLTYFCWSFVQDDAEFRTSTLLKKIK from the exons ATGAATCAAATGGCTCCTTGCCGTTTAATTCTGCTCATTTTTGTACTTTCCTTTCTCGTATCGTCACTTAACGCCAGCGAAGGTGATGCTGATCCAATTTACAA GGCTTGTTTGGAAGAGTGTGAGAAGAGTGGATGCGTAGGGGAAAAGTGTTTTCAACACTGTAAATTCTCATCCGATGGGAAACCCATTGATGGTCCATGGTATTTACAAGAACCCCTATATCAAAAATGGAAGCAATGGGATTGTCGTACTGATTGTCAGTACCATTGTATGATTACTAGAGAAGAACAGAGGGAAAAACTGGGGAATAAACCCATCAAATATCATGGAAAATGGCCTTTTCAACGTGTTTATGGGATACAG gaaccAGTTGCTGTAGCTTTCTCTGCACTAAGTCTTGCTGTACAGTTTCATGGTTGGCTCTCCTTTTTTATCCTTCTTAACTATAAGTTGCCTTTGAGGCCTGATAAAAAGACTTATTATGAATATACTTGCTTGTGGCACATCTACGCCATCTTGGCTATGAACTTCTGGTTCTGGAGTGCCATTTTTCACAGTCG AGATGTTGAGTTGACAGAGAAGCTAGATTATTCGTCTGCTGTTGCGTTAGTTGGGTATGGTCTTATTCTAGCGATACTACGAGTGTTCAATTTGAGAGATGAAGCTTCAAGAGTCATGGTTGCTGCTCCATTGGTTGCGTTTGTAACAACACACATCTTGTATCTGAACTTCTACAAACTTGATTATg GTCTAAATATgaaagtttgtatggccatgggTGTAGCTCAACTTCTCATATGGGGAATTTGGGCCGGCATAACTAGCCATCCATCACGCTGGAAGGTTTGGCTGTTTGTTGTGTGGGGAAGCCTTGTTGTGTTCTTGGAAATATACGACTTTCCACCTTATAAAGGGTTTGTAGATGCACACGCTCTGTGGCATGCTGTCAGTATCCCTCTTACTTACTTCTGCTGGAGCTTTGTCCAGGATGATGCCGAGTTCAGGACCTCAACTCTCCTCAAGAAAATAAAGTGA